The genomic DNA GCacgtgttttttttcttcttccagaAATACCCCTGGCCGCTGTGGCGCTGTCCACGAAATTTCGAGCCCGAACAGGTCACCAACCAAACTCGGGGTGGGGGAAGACCGTTCGGCCGTACTGCTATAATATCCCTCCCCTCCCACGAAGCTGTTCGCCTGTTCCCCTTCGCGGCCCGCGGAgaaacggaaaaaaaaaatcgattcCCCTTTGCTTTGCTCACCGGTAACCTCCGCCGCCGTTGATGGATTTCGGAAGGACcaaatccgccgccgccgtaacACTGACGCTCGAAGCGACCTCCTGCCCGTCCGGTCTGCCCTTCTCGTCCACCGCCACGCCGTGGTTCCGGGAGCTGTGGGTCAACGCCTCCAAATAACGGGTCTCCGAGAGGTTCGCTCGCTGACTCGATTCAGTTGAATACGTGTGATCTGAATTTCTGGGGGTGGGTTAGTGGGTAGGATGCTCAGTTCGACGTCAGTTTTGATGGCCTTGGTGTTTAAACTGGTTTGGTTGCTGTTGACTTTTACAACCAGTAGATAGTTCATTCGAACTACTTCTCCATTGCTTCTCCACCATCCAAAGATGATCCCGATTCGGAGAATCATAGTGATAACAAGTCCCAAAATTCGTGACAATGGTTACTCCAAACATGGTAGATAGAAGTGGAGCATGATTGTAATTAGTCCCTTTTCAGCTTTCACTCTTCGAAGTCTTGTTATGAAGAAACTGTGTTGTGTTAAGTGATCTGACCTTTTTCACCCACGTTACAGGAGAACATTGGTGGATTTCTCAATTGGTGCGGGAAATAAGCGAAGGCCCCATCATCCTTGTGATAGCAATCGCATCATTGGGGCCTTCTTCAGTTTACACTGAATTAGACTGTTAAGGCGGTCAACTGTCAAAATGCATAGACAGAAGATCCCAAACTCTGGTTGGGCTGCATTTGATCGCAAGTGGCGCAGTGCAGATGGCAGAGGGGATGGGGGTGAGGGCAATTCATTTCCGGCACTCTCGGATTTCCCCAATCCTGCTAGCAGCTCCATTACAGGAAACAATGGGCCGAAACCAAAGCCTTTTGCTTCAGTGGTTCGCCCTTCTGTTGATTTCGCTGCTGTTAGCAATGGGAGCGGAAATAAGCATTCAGTGAATAATGTGAATAATTTGAATCGTGGTGCAAGCGCTGCATCTGATAATAAAATTAAGCTATTGAAAGATGCCCACAGTTGGGCTGACAGTAATTTAATCGAGGATGTATTGGCTGCTGTGAATAATAATGTCAGCCAAGCATCTGATTTGTTGAAAGCTATGGTCTCTCCTGACTTGCAGACAGGAGAGGGCAGAGCATGTGGCCAGCTTGCTGCTGAGATGAATAAAACTCATAGTTTACCATCAGAAGATTCTAGAGCAGACAATAGAAATCCAGATAGCTCACATTTCTTGCCGCTGCCAATGAATTTGTCCTCCATACCCTTGGAGCCTGAACTGGAAgagtttgatgatgattacttAAACTACAGGAAAGATGCATTGAGGATGATGAGGTATGCTCAAAAATCCTTGTTTATGCTTATGGTTTGTCAAGTTGTTTGCTCTAAGCATAATATTTGATCTGGTTATGCATAGAAGAAGCATATATACTCTTTCTTTATCCACCAGGAGTTAGGATGGTCATGTCTAATTCTACTCGTGGTGTGTATAACTATGAACTATCAAGCATAGAGCTTGCATATGTTAATTTTTAGTTACTCTTATAGTTTCATAATTGCTTGAGCATTCAAAGTCATTAATCTGTAAAGTATTA from Setaria italica strain Yugu1 chromosome VII, Setaria_italica_v2.0, whole genome shotgun sequence includes the following:
- the LOC101783706 gene encoding polyadenylate-binding protein-interacting protein 7, with the protein product MHRQKIPNSGWAAFDRKWRSADGRGDGGEGNSFPALSDFPNPASSSITGNNGPKPKPFASVVRPSVDFAAVSNGSGNKHSVNNVNNLNRGASAASDNKIKLLKDAHSWADSNLIEDVLAAVNNNVSQASDLLKAMVSPDLQTGEGRACGQLAAEMNKTHSLPSEDSRADNRNPDSSHFLPLPMNLSSIPLEPELEEFDDDYLNYRKDALRMMRAATKHSQSASNAFLRGDHVAAKELSLRAQEERAAAEKLNNKAAEEIFRLRNSNNDIWKIDMHGLHASEAVAVLERHLYMIEFQQPGNNSASTEDLAKLEAAYTESTSGSNVELAAEKVVLRRPKQAILHVITGIGKHSKGQASLPVAVRSFLIENGYRFDELRPGVFAVRPKFRRR